CGCTCCACCGGCGCCAGAAGCCACCGGTTATTGAACGCTACTCCCTCGAAGACCGCCCGGATAATGTCTTCCCGCGAGTTTTCCAGCGACAGGTTGTGAATCGCGGCCCGGATATAGGGGTCCTCGACAGGCGAGCGCTCGCCGTAACTCCATGGCGTGAAGATGACCCCGTTGCTGCCCGGAGGCGTCTTCTCCGAGATGCGATCCATGATCTTATAGACGTCCGGGACTTGCGCCTCCGCGAGCAGTTCGTCCTTGTGATACAGAACCTTGTCCCGGAGAAAGGTCAGGTTGCCGCCCGCCGTAGCCTGCAGCGCAATCATCAGGTACCGCCCGGGAAACGCACAGGGCACCGACGCAATTGCGGAGAACGGGTCCGTCTTCTTGAAGGGCACATGCGCGGCCAGCCACGAAGACGTGCCGATATACAGGTGCGCCTCGTAATCGCGCACGGCGCCCGAGCCTACCGCGGCCGCCGTGGTGTCAATCGCGCCCGCCACGACAGGGACGCTGGACGGCAAACCAAGCGCATCCGCGACGTCCGGCTTGATCGTGCCGATGACCTCCGTGCACGGGACAATATCGGGAAACTTCTCGCGCGCGATGCCGCTGTTACGCACCAGAACATCACTGTAGGTAATCCGGGCGGAATCCCGGTTGTCGGTCACCCAGGAGGTAAGGATGGAATCGCCGGTCGCCACGCACCTGCCCGTCAACCGCAGATTCATGTAGTCTAGCACGTTGAGGAACTTCGCGGTCCTGGCGTAGACGCCGGGAAACTCGTATTTGATGAGCAGCATGTGGGCGGCGGGGTCTTTCCCGGTCAATGACGGCACACCGCCGGTCAGCCGGATCCAGCGGTAGAGCCGCACCGGGCCAAAGCCGGCAACCGTGACCCAGCCGCGCGTGATTTTTTTCAGGTGTTCCACTCCCCGCGTATCCATCCACAACACGCAGGGCCGCAGCGCGTTTCCTTCGGCATCCACGGCGACCGTGCCTTCGCCTTGGGTACTGCAACAGATGGCGGCGACCTGGTCCGGCGAGGCCGCGCCCTGCCGCAGCAGCCGTTGGCTCGTGCTGAGAAACGCCGACCACCATGCCTCGGGGTCTTGCTCCGCCCCGCCGTTGGCGAAGAGGTTGGTGGCAACGGGCTCGAATTCCCATCCCGCCATTTCGCCGTTTATGGAAACCAGCGCCGTCTTGCATCCGGAAGTGCCCAGGTCAACGGCCAGCACGTACTTGTCAGCGCTTGGCACGGGTCTCTCCTCTTCGCCGGTCTTCTATGCCCAGGCAGGTATGAGCGGCGCTACTTCTGCTTCCATTGTCTGGAGTACTTGCGGAGGAAGAACTGATGCATGAGAGCGGCTTCGAAATAGTTGATGCCCTTTGCGCCGCCCAGAAATTCCGCTTCTATAAATGCCTTGCATCCTTTTTCGAGCACCTGGCAGCACAGGAAGGCCTCGTCCAGGTCGCGGCCCAGGCAAATGGCGCCATGATTCGCCATCAGCGCGGCCATGCGCCCGCGCAATGCGCGGACCGTGGCGCGCACGATCTTCTTCGTGCTCGGCAGCGCATAATCGGCCACACGCACGCCCGGGCCGATCAACTGCGCGATGTCGTCCAGGATCGGCGGCAATTCGCGCCGCGCGGCGGCGAGCGTCGAAGCATTCGGAGAATGCACATGGATGACCGCGCCTATCTCCTTGCGCTGGCGGTACACCTCGAGATGCAGTCCCTTTTCGCTCGACGGTTTCGGCCCTTCGTAGGCGCCCGTGGCGAGGTCGACGAGGGGCATATCCTCGTCTGTGAGCGCGGCATAGTCCGCGCCGCTCGGCGTGATGATGACCTGGCCGCCGAGACGCACGCTCACATTGCCCCACGTGCCGACCACGAGGCCTGCCCGCACCAGGCGCGTGCCCATTTCGCGCACCGCCGCCCGCGCTTGCCGTACGTCGTTCATACCGCTGCTTCCTTGTTGAGTGCGGAGCGGTCCACATGGTCCATAACCCGCTCGAACCGCGCCAGCGCGTCGTCGATGACGTCGTCCGTGTCGGCCATGCTCGTATAGAGCCGGCTGCCCGCCAGCGTGATGATCCCTTCCGCCAAGTACGCTGCGCCGTATTCCTCCATCGCGTGCTTGCGCGCCTTGATCTCCTTCAAAACGCGCAGAATATGCAGGTACTCGAGTTTGACGAACATGCCGCCAACCGTCTCGAGATGGCAAATGGAACCCTGATTGTACGCGACGAACGGCAGGCCGAGCCGCTGTATCAGGCCGTTCAACCCGCGGGTGAGCCGGTCGCCCGCCAGCCCCGCCTTGCGGCACGCGCCGGTCCGCTCGATCTCGCGAATGGCAAAGTAGCCTGCCGCGGCGCTCAGCGGGTTCGCCGCGAGCGTGCCGCCGACGTAAGCGCGCTTCTTGCCGCTCTCCAGACCCGCCGCCATGAGCAGGATCAGGTCGCGCCGCCCCCCCACGCCGCCCGCCGCGGGATACCCGCCCGCCACGACCTTGCCGAAGATGGTGAGGTCGGGCTGCACGCCGAAGTAGCCTTGGGCGCCACCCAGGCCGATTCGAAAACCCGTGACGACTTCATCAAAAATGAGCAGCGCGCCGTACTTGTCACACAGGCGCCGCACTTCCGCGTTGTGGTTCTTGTCTACAGGCCAGGTGCCGCTTTCCGGGCCGACCGGCTCCACGATCACCGCTGCCGTGCCGCCGCGCAGCCGGTTCAGGAACAGCCGCCGCTCCAGCGATTCGATGTCGTTCGGGGCGGCTTCCGTGGTGTATTTGACGCAAGCCCGCGGGATGCCGTGCGCCTCGAAACGGCCGCTGCGCGGGATCTTGAGGCTGTAGACCATCTGGTCCGACCAGCCGTGATAAGCGCCGCCCATCTTGACCACATAGTTCTTGCGCGTGGCCAGGCGCGCCACGCGGATCGCCGCCATCACGCTCTCGGTGCCGCTGCCCAGCATGCGGAACATCTCGACCGCGGGCATGTGCCGCGCAATCTCCTTCGCGATCTTCAATTCAAACTCGTGAAACAGGCCCGTGACCGGCCCGCTCTTTCGCAGCAGCTCGATCACCGGCTCCAGCACGCCCGGCGGATTCGAGCCCAGAACCGTCGGCCCGCCCGCCTGCAAAAAGTCGATGTACCGGTTCCCGTCGAGGTCGTAGAGGTACGGTCCTTCGGCCCGGTCAATCACCAGTGGAAACGGATAGTTGAACGAGAGGTTGTGCTGCACCCCGCCCGGGATGAAATCCTTCGCCTCCGTGATCATCGCCTTGGACATCGCGCATTGCGTGTCCAACCGGTCCAGATACGCCTGCAGCGCATCCCGCCGGATCGTTACCGGCGGCAGCGACATCAGAGTATCCAGCTTGCGGTAGATTTCCCGAACGTCGGGGTATTCCGAGATAGCGTACGACATGAGACTCCCTTGCTGTTGACGGTCCCTTATCATGCCATGCGGGGTGGTATGCCAGTCCACCATCGCGGCTGTCCCCATGCGGCGGCAAAGTTTATGCCGCGGGAACGGTTATACTATGCAGTCGGCAACGGGCCGCCGCTTACCTCGGAGATGCAGTCTGTGAGCAACCGTGATCTTCAGACAAGACGGCAGATCGATTGGACGGACCTGAAATTCGCGATTTGGCTAGGGGTCATTGCGGCAACAGTCAGGCTGTTGGAACTGAAGTTTCCCAGTTCGCACTTCAGCAGAACAACAACGGACGTCATAGCCTCGGCGCTCACGGTCGGCTACATCCTCGCACGAGCCCGGCGCCAGCCGGAAAAGATGGACGGCTGGGGCATTACCACCCGCCTCACGTTGCCGGCCCTGCTCGCCGGGCTTGCACTGCTTGGGCTGTCCGTCGCCATGCTGGCCGTTGCCGGAATCCTGGTTGCCGGGAAGATCTCATTCGAGCCTGCTTTTGTGCCGC
Above is a genomic segment from Candidatus Hydrogenedentota bacterium containing:
- a CDS encoding FGGY-family carbohydrate kinase; the encoded protein is MPSADKYVLAVDLGTSGCKTALVSINGEMAGWEFEPVATNLFANGGAEQDPEAWWSAFLSTSQRLLRQGAASPDQVAAICCSTQGEGTVAVDAEGNALRPCVLWMDTRGVEHLKKITRGWVTVAGFGPVRLYRWIRLTGGVPSLTGKDPAAHMLLIKYEFPGVYARTAKFLNVLDYMNLRLTGRCVATGDSILTSWVTDNRDSARITYSDVLVRNSGIAREKFPDIVPCTEVIGTIKPDVADALGLPSSVPVVAGAIDTTAAAVGSGAVRDYEAHLYIGTSSWLAAHVPFKKTDPFSAIASVPCAFPGRYLMIALQATAGGNLTFLRDKVLYHKDELLAEAQVPDVYKIMDRISEKTPPGSNGVIFTPWSYGERSPVEDPYIRAAIHNLSLENSREDIIRAVFEGVAFNNRWLLAPVERFLKRPLEAITLAGGGANSDVWCQIFADVMRRPIRQMADPIQVNVLGAAFIAFLGLGLIALDDVPRIVRHKALYAPRPETREVYDRQFREFVELYRKNKKIYRRLNAFRAR
- a CDS encoding class II aldolase/adducin family protein; translated protein: MNDVRQARAAVREMGTRLVRAGLVVGTWGNVSVRLGGQVIITPSGADYAALTDEDMPLVDLATGAYEGPKPSSEKGLHLEVYRQRKEIGAVIHVHSPNASTLAAARRELPPILDDIAQLIGPGVRVADYALPSTKKIVRATVRALRGRMAALMANHGAICLGRDLDEAFLCCQVLEKGCKAFIEAEFLGGAKGINYFEAALMHQFFLRKYSRQWKQK
- a CDS encoding aminotransferase class III-fold pyridoxal phosphate-dependent enzyme — translated: MSYAISEYPDVREIYRKLDTLMSLPPVTIRRDALQAYLDRLDTQCAMSKAMITEAKDFIPGGVQHNLSFNYPFPLVIDRAEGPYLYDLDGNRYIDFLQAGGPTVLGSNPPGVLEPVIELLRKSGPVTGLFHEFELKIAKEIARHMPAVEMFRMLGSGTESVMAAIRVARLATRKNYVVKMGGAYHGWSDQMVYSLKIPRSGRFEAHGIPRACVKYTTEAAPNDIESLERRLFLNRLRGGTAAVIVEPVGPESGTWPVDKNHNAEVRRLCDKYGALLIFDEVVTGFRIGLGGAQGYFGVQPDLTIFGKVVAGGYPAAGGVGGRRDLILLMAAGLESGKKRAYVGGTLAANPLSAAAGYFAIREIERTGACRKAGLAGDRLTRGLNGLIQRLGLPFVAYNQGSICHLETVGGMFVKLEYLHILRVLKEIKARKHAMEEYGAAYLAEGIITLAGSRLYTSMADTDDVIDDALARFERVMDHVDRSALNKEAAV
- a CDS encoding CPBP family intramembrane metalloprotease, with product MSNRDLQTRRQIDWTDLKFAIWLGVIAATVRLLELKFPSSHFSRTTTDVIASALTVGYILARARRQPEKMDGWGITTRLTLPALLAGLALLGLSVAMLAVAGILVAGKISFEPAFVPQMIEYLPAGFPQQFVLCSIGLTSLATLRPLRGPWRLPLAVGLAFSLAHFWTPARIPGTIVPVQMLITFPAGFVAAFYFLTFRNILPLTASHAVLYPLLHNWIESHL